Genomic segment of Synechococcus sp. A15-28:
TCCACGATGTGGATGAGCCACGGCGATTCGGTCAAAGCCTTGCCTGAAGGCTTCGTTCGATTAGCTCACACCGCCAACACTCCTGAGGCGGCGGTTGCCCATCTGCAGCGTCGCCTCTACGGCGTGCAATTCCATCCGGAGGTGGTGCACTCCACCTGCGGCATGGCCCTGATCCGCAATTTCGTTTATCACATCTGCGGTTGCGAGCCGGACTGGACCACCAGCGCCTTCATCGATGAGGCCGTGGCTCTGGTGCGGGAGCAGGTGGGGGAGAAGCGCGTGCTGCTGGCCCTCTCCGGAGGCGTCGATTCATCAACCCTCGCCTTTCTGCTGAAGAAGGCCATCGGTGATCAGCTCACCTGCATGTTCATTGATCAGGGCTTCATGCGGAAGGGGGAGCCGGAGTTCCTGATGGACTTCTTCGACCGCAAGTTCAACATCCACGTTGAGTACATCAACGCCCGTCAGCGCTTCATTGGAAAACTGGCGGGCATCACCGATCCGGAGGAGAAGCGCAAGATCATCGGCACGGAATTTATCCGGGTGTTCGAAGAGGAGAGCAGGCGCCTCGGACCCTTCGACTACCTGGCCCAGGGAACGCTTTACCCGGATGTGATCGAGAGTGCCGGCACCAACGTCGATCCCAAGACCGGTGAGCGGGTGGCAGTGAAGATCAAGAGCCACCACAACGTGGGCGGACTGCCCAAGGATCTGCAGTTCAAGCTGGTGGAACCGCTGCGCAAGCTGTTCAAGGACGAAGTGCGCAAGGTTGGACGTGCCCTGGGTCTGCCGGAGGAGATCGTCCGCCGCCATCCCTTCCCCGGGCCTGGCTTGGCGATTCGCATCCTGGGGGAGGTCACCGACGAGAAGCTCAACTGCCTGCGGGATGCCGATCTGATCGTGCGGGAGGAGATCCGTGAAGCCGGTCTGTATCACGAGATCTGGCAGGCCTTCGCCGTGTTGCTGCCCGTCCGCTCCGTTGGCGTGATGGGAGACAAGCGCACCTATGCCTGGCCGATCGTGCTGCGCTGCGTGTCCAGCGAAGACGGCATGACCGCCGACTGGTCCCGCCTGCCGTACGACCTGATGGAAACCATCTCCAATCGGATCGTGAACGAGGTGAAGGGGGTGAACCGGGTGGTGCTGGACATCACCAGCAAACCGCCGGGCACGATCGAATGGGAATAGGGCTGGATCCTGTGGTCCGGGCTCGATACCTTGGGCCACCGGCTTCCCTGATGTGACGGCGACCCAACCGCAGGACCTGCAGCTGCAACGGCGTCTGCAGCAGGACAGCATCCAGCTGAGTGGACGCACCGTCTATCTGAACCCCTTCCTCTATTGGCGTCGGTTTGACAGCAATACCGACCGCTGGCTGCGGGAACCGGGCCAGCTGACGGAGGACCAGATCACCTCCAACCGCCGTCGTTTTTATCCCGAACTGGACTGGGGTGAGCTGGATGACCATCAGACCGCTGTCCATGACGGTGCGGTGGAGATGTTCCTCAAGAGCCTGGACCTGATCAGCACCTTCCATCCCGAGCTGGGGTCCGGTCAGATGCTCGAGGTGGAGCGCAAGATGACGATCACCAAGAAGAAGGCGTTCGAGCGTTGGGTGGATAAAGCGCTGCGTCGCCGTAGCCGTGAGGAGGTTCGGGAGCAGCGTCGTTTCGAGCGCAACCGCACCTTGCAGGCCTGGCGGGAATGGATCGCTATGGACACCACCCACAAGGCCCTGGTGCCGATGGTGATGCTGATGGTGCTCAGCGCAGTCGGAGGTTGGTCCTTCGGTGCCGGTCCATCGGCCTGTCCGACACTCACCCTTCCGTCAGGACAGACTGGGGTTCGTTGAACAGGCCCCATGGCCGCAGAATCCGGCTCGGACAATCCCTTGGACCAACTGCGTCTGTCGTTGATGCAGGAGGTGCTGCCCGTTGGTCTGGCGGTGGTGGAGCGAGCCCGTCAGGGGGGACCATCCAAGGTGGTGGAAGCCTTCACCACGGGCTCCGCCGATCCGTTGGATGCCCTGCGCCAGGAGGGGGAACCGGCGGCCCGCAGTGTGCGCGAGCAGCTCGATGCCGTCAGCCCCGGTCTTGGCAATCCCGTCATGCCCGTGGCGGTGTCGGTGGAAGAACCAGAGGATGAGCGGGAGGAGCTGCTGGCCACTTTGCAGCGCATCGATCAGCGTCTGGCGGCCCTGAAGGCCCAGCTCAAGGCCGACTGAACCGTGGCGGGAACGATCCAGCAGCGGCAGACCGGTCTTCGTCAGCAACCGTTGGTCCTGCTGCTCGTGGTGCTCCTGTTCTGCGGCGTCATGGTGAGCCGCCTGGTGTGGATGCAGCTGCTGGAGGGGGCTCGCTACCGGGAATTGGCTGATGAGAACCGCATCCGTCTGGTGCCGCGATCGCCGATACGTGGCCGGTTGCTCGATCGCAAGGGACGGGTGCTCGCCACCAGCAGACTGAGTTATTCGCTGTACCTCGAGCCACGGCTGGTGGGAAATGAGGACTGGCCGGACCTGCGGGATCGCCTGGCGCGGCTGCTGAACCTCGACCCGGTGCAGCTGGATCGGGAACGTCAGCGCGGACCGGGCCGCGACGGCTTCCGCACCACCCTGGCGCTGGATCTTCGCCCTGAGCAGGTGCTGCGCTTCCGCGAGCAGGCCCTTGGTCTCAAGGGGGCCCAGGTGGATGTGGACATCCTGCGCTTCTACCCCCACGGGACCCTGGCGGCCCATGCCCTCGGCTACACCCAGCCGATCACGGAAGCGGAGTATGAAACCCTCTCCGAACGGGGGTACAGGATTCGCGATCGCATCGGTCGCACGGGGGTGGAAGCGGCCTATGAGTCCCATCTGCGCGGCAAGTGGGGTGGTCAGATGTTGGAGGTCAACGCGATGGGAGAGGTGCAGCGGAACCTCGGTGACCGTCCATCGGTGGCCGGGAAGGATCTCACGCTCACCTTGGATCTGGATCTGCAGCGGGCGGCGGAGACAGCTCTGGCGGACAAGCCGGGTGGGGCTGTGGTGGCCCTTGATCCCAAGGACGGCGCCATCCTGGCGCTGGCGAGCAAACCGGGGTTTGACCCCAATTTCTTCTCCAAGCTGATCACCACCCAAAAGGAATACGACGCGCTCTTCTCCAATCCGAAGAAGCCGTTGCTGTCCCGGGCGATGAACCCCTACGACCCCGGCAGCACCTGGAAGCCGGTCACGGCGATGGCGGGGATGGAATCAGGCAAATTCCCGCCGGAGACCAAATTGCACACCACCGCCTGCATCACCTACGGCGGCCACTGTTTCCCCGATCACAACGGTGTGGGATTCGGGCACATCGGTTACGCCGATGCGCTGCGCCATTCCAGCAACACCTTCTTCTATCAAGTGGGAGTCGGGGCAGGGTCCAAGGCCCTAAAGCAGGCGGCGGATCAACTGGGGTTTCAACAGAAGACCGGCATTGAGATCGGTTGGGAGGAGAGCGTCGGGCTGGTGGGTGATGAGGCCTGGGCCGCGGCGGGTCGTGGCTGGGCGGAGCCGGGGACTGTTCCCTGGATTCCGGAGGACATGGCCAGCGCGTCCATCGGTCAGTCGGTGGTACAGATCACGCCGCTGCAGCTGGCCCGTGCCTACGCCGTGTTTGCCAACGGTGGTTGGTTGGTGACACCGCATCTGGCCCAGGGCACCACCGACTGGCTGGATGCCGATCACCGCCGCAAGGTGGCGATGAAGCCCTCCACCCTGGCCACGATCCGCGCCGGCTTGCGCAAGGTGGTGTCAGCGGGAACGGGGTTTGGACTCAACGGACCGGATATCCCTCCGGCGGCTGGCAAGACCGGCACGGCGGAGGACAGCACCGGTGGGCCGGACCATGCCTGGTTCAGCTCCTATGCCCCGTACCCCAACGGGGAGATCGTTGTGGTGGCGTTCGCTCAAAACACCCCCGGCGGTGGATCGGTGCATGCCCTGCCGATGGCCAAGGCGGTGCTGGCGGAATGGAACAGAACCCGCCCGGACTGACGGTCAGGCGGCTGCGCTGAGCTCCCGTTCCAGGACCTGCCGGTAGTAGCCGCGAAGTTGCTCGGTGGCCCCGGCCCAGCCCCAGCGTTCCGCTTCCGAACGGGCGGCGCTGCGCAGACTCTGGCGCTCGGCGGCGTTGCCCAGCAAGCGTTGGGTGGCTTCGATCAGGCTGGCGGCACCGCCATCTCTGCCATCGGGTTCATAGAGGCAGCCATTGATGCCGTCGGTGATGATGTCTGGGATTCCCCCACGGTTGGCGCCCACCACAGGGCAGCCTGCGGCCATGGCCTCCAGCAGCACCAGGCCGAGGGTTTCCGTGCTGGAGGGGAAGAGGAAGGCATCACCGCTGGCGTAGGCACCGGCCAGTTCCTCGCCGGCCAGGTAACCCACAAAGGTGGTGGCGGTGCCCTCGAAATGTTTTTCCAGTTGCTGGCGATGCGGACCGTCGCCCACCAGGGCGAGCCGTGCATCGGGCAGGGCTTCCAGCACCGGCTTGATGCGCTCGATCTGTTTTTCAGCGGAGAGACGGCCGACGTAGAGCAGCAGGGCGCCGCGGTCGTCATGGTCCCCCAATAGCCGCTCCCGCATGGTGTCGGAGCGCAGCTCAGGGCGGAACAGCTCCGTGTCAACGCCCCGTTGCCAGAGGTCGGTGTTCTGAATGCCCTTGTCGCTTAGTTCCTGCACCATGGCGGTGGAGGTGCAGAGGTTGAGCAGCGCCTGGTTGTGGGCCGCTTTGAGCAACTCCCACAGCAGCGGTTCGAGCATGCCCATGCCGTAGTGCTCGAGGTACTTGGGCAAGTGCGTGTGGTAACTGGCGATCAGCGGAATCGACTTGTTCTTCGCCAGCCAGATGCCCCCCAGACCGAGTACGGCGGGGTTGACGACGTGGATCAGGTCCGGCTGAAAGCTGTCGATCGCGTCGGAGACGGCCGGGCGAGGTAAAGCGAGCTTCAGCTCCGGATAGAGGGGGAGGGGCATTGCAGGCACGCCGATCAGCCGGGCGCCCATGTACTCCTCCGGACAACCCTCCGGACAGAAGACGATCACCTCATCACCAGCTTCCACCAGATGCCTCACGGTTTTGGTGAGGCGGGTGACGATGCCATCCACCTTCGGCAGGAAGGTTTCGGTGAAGAAGGCGATTTTCACGGGGTGAACCGGATCAGGAGGCGGTACCGATGGCTTGCGCCTGGGTCTTGGTCCAGGCGGAGGTGCAGAGGATGCGGTTGCGGTCGCAGCGGTCGGCGTAGCGGGTGGCGATTTCCACCACTTCCTTCAGCAGTCCGTCATCGAGGGTGGTGGGGTTGAGGCCGAGCTCGATGAAGCAGCGGTTGTCGACGATCAGATCGTTTTCGACGGCCTCGTTGCGGGGGTTGGGCAGGTTGTTCACCTGAGCACCGGTGAGAGCGGCCACCTTCTTGGCCAGTTCACCCACCTGATGGCTTTCCGTCATCTGGTTGAAGATTTTGACCCGTTCGCCCTGGGTGGGCGGGTTCTCCAGAGCCAGCTGGACGCAGCGCACTGAGTCGCGGATGTGGATGAAGGCACGGGTCTGGCCACCGGTGCCATGCACGGTGAGCGGATAGCCGATGGCGGCCTGCATCAGGAAGCGGTTGAGCACCGTGCCGTAGTCACCGTCGTAATCGAAGCGGTTGGTCAGGCGCGGGTCGCGGTCGGTGGCGTCGGTGTTGGTGCCCCAGACGATGCCCTGGTGCAGATCCGTGATCCGGACCTTGTCGTTCTTGTTGTAGTAAAGGAAGAGCAGCTGATCCAGCGTCTTGGTCATGTGATAGACGCTGCCCGGACTGGCTGGATGGAGGATCTCCTCCTCGAAGCGGCTGCCATCCGGCTGGGGCACCTCCACCTTGAGATAACCCTCGGGAATCGTGGCGCCGCGGTGGGAGCCGTAGCCATAGACGCCCATGGTGCCCAGATGCACCACATGGATGTCCAAGCCGCTTTCCACGATGGCGGCCATCAGATTGTGGGTTCCGTTGACGTTGTTATCGACGGTGTAGCGCTTGGTGGCGCTGCTCTTCATCGAATAGGGAGCAGCACGCTGTTCGGCGAAATGAACGACCGAATCCGGCTTCTCCTCAAGCAGGAGATCCAGCAGCCGCTGATATTCGTGAGCGATATCCATGTGCAGGAAGCGCATCGGCTTGCCGCCGATCTCTTCCCAGGCCTTGAGGCGCTCGCCGATGCTGACGATCGGCGTCAGCGACTCCACCTCCAAGTCGATGTCGATCTTGCGGCGACTGAGGTTGTCAACGATCAGCACCTCATGGCCCTGATCCGCCAGGTTCACCGCACAGGGCCAGCCGCAGAAGCCGTCACCGCCGAGAACGAGAACTTTCACCCCAAACTCCTGCTGGAAAGAGCGGAACGCTCATTCCGGGAAAGCTACTACAGGGATTTTCGTGGGCCCTGGTTCAGCT
This window contains:
- a CDS encoding glycosyltransferase family 1 protein — encoded protein: MKIAFFTETFLPKVDGIVTRLTKTVRHLVEAGDEVIVFCPEGCPEEYMGARLIGVPAMPLPLYPELKLALPRPAVSDAIDSFQPDLIHVVNPAVLGLGGIWLAKNKSIPLIASYHTHLPKYLEHYGMGMLEPLLWELLKAAHNQALLNLCTSTAMVQELSDKGIQNTDLWQRGVDTELFRPELRSDTMRERLLGDHDDRGALLLYVGRLSAEKQIERIKPVLEALPDARLALVGDGPHRQQLEKHFEGTATTFVGYLAGEELAGAYASGDAFLFPSSTETLGLVLLEAMAAGCPVVGANRGGIPDIITDGINGCLYEPDGRDGGAASLIEATQRLLGNAAERQSLRSAARSEAERWGWAGATEQLRGYYRQVLERELSAAA
- a CDS encoding NAD-dependent epimerase/dehydratase family protein, whose protein sequence is MKVLVLGGDGFCGWPCAVNLADQGHEVLIVDNLSRRKIDIDLEVESLTPIVSIGERLKAWEEIGGKPMRFLHMDIAHEYQRLLDLLLEEKPDSVVHFAEQRAAPYSMKSSATKRYTVDNNVNGTHNLMAAIVESGLDIHVVHLGTMGVYGYGSHRGATIPEGYLKVEVPQPDGSRFEEEILHPASPGSVYHMTKTLDQLLFLYYNKNDKVRITDLHQGIVWGTNTDATDRDPRLTNRFDYDGDYGTVLNRFLMQAAIGYPLTVHGTGGQTRAFIHIRDSVRCVQLALENPPTQGERVKIFNQMTESHQVGELAKKVAALTGAQVNNLPNPRNEAVENDLIVDNRCFIELGLNPTTLDDGLLKEVVEIATRYADRCDRNRILCTSAWTKTQAQAIGTAS
- the mrdA gene encoding penicillin-binding protein 2 → MAGTIQQRQTGLRQQPLVLLLVVLLFCGVMVSRLVWMQLLEGARYRELADENRIRLVPRSPIRGRLLDRKGRVLATSRLSYSLYLEPRLVGNEDWPDLRDRLARLLNLDPVQLDRERQRGPGRDGFRTTLALDLRPEQVLRFREQALGLKGAQVDVDILRFYPHGTLAAHALGYTQPITEAEYETLSERGYRIRDRIGRTGVEAAYESHLRGKWGGQMLEVNAMGEVQRNLGDRPSVAGKDLTLTLDLDLQRAAETALADKPGGAVVALDPKDGAILALASKPGFDPNFFSKLITTQKEYDALFSNPKKPLLSRAMNPYDPGSTWKPVTAMAGMESGKFPPETKLHTTACITYGGHCFPDHNGVGFGHIGYADALRHSSNTFFYQVGVGAGSKALKQAADQLGFQQKTGIEIGWEESVGLVGDEAWAAAGRGWAEPGTVPWIPEDMASASIGQSVVQITPLQLARAYAVFANGGWLVTPHLAQGTTDWLDADHRRKVAMKPSTLATIRAGLRKVVSAGTGFGLNGPDIPPAAGKTGTAEDSTGGPDHAWFSSYAPYPNGEIVVVAFAQNTPGGGSVHALPMAKAVLAEWNRTRPD
- the guaA gene encoding glutamine-hydrolyzing GMP synthase, with product MSQPSSDGLRQPAIVILDFGSQYSELIARRVRETEVFSVVLGYSTSAEELRAMQPKGIILSGGPSSVYADHAPLCDPAIWDLGIPVLGVCYGMQLMVQQLGGVVEAATGKAEYGKAPLEVDDPTDLLTNVTGGSTMWMSHGDSVKALPEGFVRLAHTANTPEAAVAHLQRRLYGVQFHPEVVHSTCGMALIRNFVYHICGCEPDWTTSAFIDEAVALVREQVGEKRVLLALSGGVDSSTLAFLLKKAIGDQLTCMFIDQGFMRKGEPEFLMDFFDRKFNIHVEYINARQRFIGKLAGITDPEEKRKIIGTEFIRVFEEESRRLGPFDYLAQGTLYPDVIESAGTNVDPKTGERVAVKIKSHHNVGGLPKDLQFKLVEPLRKLFKDEVRKVGRALGLPEEIVRRHPFPGPGLAIRILGEVTDEKLNCLRDADLIVREEIREAGLYHEIWQAFAVLLPVRSVGVMGDKRTYAWPIVLRCVSSEDGMTADWSRLPYDLMETISNRIVNEVKGVNRVVLDITSKPPGTIEWE